Proteins found in one Methanospirillum hungatei JF-1 genomic segment:
- a CDS encoding YeeE/YedE thiosulfate transporter family protein, with protein MLDLLFETEWSPYLAGAGIGVLLWCSFLFSNKPLGCSTAFSRTSGMIESIFCPDKVKNKEYYKMFAPEIEWQWMMVFGIILGACLSSVLSGTLQISFIPQTFQAAFGDNILLRFLMALVGGIMMGLGARWSWGCTSGHGISGMSQLSLASLVAVMGFFIAGIGTAMILYSW; from the coding sequence ATGCTTGATCTTCTCTTTGAGACAGAGTGGTCTCCATATCTGGCCGGAGCAGGGATAGGTGTTCTGCTCTGGTGCTCATTCCTCTTCTCGAACAAACCCTTAGGGTGCAGTACTGCATTTAGCAGAACATCCGGAATGATAGAGAGTATTTTCTGCCCAGATAAGGTAAAAAACAAGGAGTACTACAAAATGTTTGCTCCTGAGATAGAATGGCAGTGGATGATGGTTTTTGGAATTATTCTTGGTGCATGTTTATCTTCGGTTCTTTCAGGTACATTACAGATCTCTTTTATTCCTCAAACATTTCAGGCTGCATTCGGAGATAATATTCTCCTGCGTTTTCTTATGGCTCTGGTGGGAGGTATTATGATGGGGCTTGGTGCCCGGTGGTCATGGGGATGCACAAGCGGCCATGGGATATCAGGAATGTCTCAGTTATCACTCGCAAGTCTGGTTGCAGTCATGGGTTTTTTTATTGCCGGTATCGGGACGGCTATGATACTCTATTCATGGTGA
- a CDS encoding YeeE/YedE thiosulfate transporter family protein codes for MFTKCHANERLQLILGLLIGIGFGFFLQKGGVTNYDTIIGQLLLTDFTVVKVMVSAMIVGMIGIHVMKSLNLIEFHTFKGSIGSSVIGGLLFGIGFGLLGYCPGTVAGAIGQGQMDALLGGAVGILIGTGLFAHFYPGINDKILSIGQFPVETIPELIHLPRWMVVLVFVAGLSGVLWYLQILGL; via the coding sequence ATGTTCACAAAATGTCATGCAAATGAGCGCCTTCAGTTAATACTCGGACTCCTCATTGGTATTGGGTTTGGTTTTTTTCTGCAGAAGGGCGGAGTGACCAACTATGATACCATCATCGGTCAGTTGCTTTTGACAGATTTTACCGTGGTAAAAGTGATGGTTTCTGCCATGATTGTTGGCATGATAGGAATTCATGTAATGAAAAGCCTCAATCTGATAGAGTTTCACACATTTAAGGGTTCAATTGGCTCCAGTGTTATTGGCGGATTACTATTCGGAATAGGATTTGGCCTTCTCGGATACTGTCCTGGCACTGTGGCCGGTGCGATAGGACAAGGGCAGATGGATGCCCTACTCGGAGGTGCAGTTGGAATTCTTATCGGAACCGGTCTGTTTGCACATTTCTATCCGGGCATAAATGATAAAATCCTATCAATCGGTCAGTTCCCGGTTGAGACCATTCCTGAATTAATTCATCTCCCGCGTTGGATGGTGGTGCTGGTATTTGTGGCAGGGCTGTCTGGTGTATTGTGGTATCTTCAGATACTGGGGTTGTAA
- a CDS encoding transcription factor S: MCMFCEKCGKLLKNQAGSFICTSCGWEKEGHGETKMKITDKRKEKEIVIVDDTESVRTLPTIAVKCPNCGNGEAFWWLRQLRSADESEVRFFRCTNSKCNHTWREYD, translated from the coding sequence ATGTGTATGTTTTGTGAGAAGTGCGGCAAATTATTAAAAAATCAGGCAGGCTCTTTCATCTGTACCTCCTGCGGCTGGGAAAAAGAAGGTCATGGTGAGACAAAGATGAAGATCACCGATAAAAGAAAGGAGAAAGAGATAGTTATCGTCGATGATACCGAATCGGTCCGCACCCTGCCCACCATTGCTGTAAAATGTCCCAATTGTGGGAATGGAGAAGCATTCTGGTGGCTCCGGCAACTTCGGTCTGCTGATGAAAGTGAGGTCCGGTTCTTTCGGTGTACAAATAGTAAGTGTAACCATACCTGGCGTGAGTACGATTAA
- the artA gene encoding archaeosortase A codes for MFELLIPISCLFFLFALVPGRHRTYAAIIAWITIIIVFIGGLPTWIEDSNILYPVMALLSIPFLIITTRLLLKGNDAVIRLTRAAGVAFIIYAPFAFIEEIGKYLIATVVHHTYLVLQLLGYPVYLVLWNTFQSGFFRVEIILACTGIQAIAIMLGVASAVPTTTRQKCLAFLLIAPVIYVLNLFRNAGVIITYTSQSFSWLPDISGNTEYGYSSFFWAHNIFAEGVALIFLILLAYSLFKLIPALGDFAGDLVQSYEKEIKSIVGTDTQSSEVQRD; via the coding sequence ATGTTTGAACTTCTTATTCCCATTTCCTGTCTGTTTTTCCTGTTCGCTCTGGTTCCGGGAAGACACCGGACCTATGCAGCCATCATTGCCTGGATAACAATCATTATCGTCTTTATCGGCGGTCTCCCGACGTGGATAGAGGATAGTAATATCCTATATCCGGTGATGGCTCTATTATCTATTCCTTTCCTCATCATTACTACACGGCTTCTTCTGAAGGGGAATGATGCCGTTATAAGGCTGACACGGGCTGCAGGGGTAGCATTTATTATTTATGCGCCATTCGCATTTATAGAAGAGATAGGAAAATACCTGATAGCAACCGTAGTCCACCACACATATCTTGTCCTCCAGCTTCTGGGGTACCCTGTATATCTTGTGTTGTGGAACACCTTTCAAAGTGGATTTTTCAGGGTTGAAATAATCCTCGCATGTACGGGTATTCAGGCTATCGCAATCATGCTTGGTGTCGCATCAGCAGTCCCTACAACCACCAGACAAAAGTGTCTTGCATTCCTCCTCATTGCTCCGGTCATCTATGTCCTGAATCTGTTTCGGAATGCTGGAGTTATCATCACATATACCAGCCAGTCTTTTTCATGGTTGCCGGACATTTCGGGGAATACAGAATATGGATACTCCAGTTTTTTCTGGGCACACAATATTTTTGCAGAGGGGGTTGCCCTGATATTCCTTATACTTCTTGCATACAGCCTTTTCAAGCTCATCCCTGCTCTTGGAGATTTTGCCGGAGATCTTGTCCAATCGTATGAAAAAGAGATTAAGAGTATCGTCGGTACAGATACACAATCCTCTGAAGTGCAGAGAGATTAG
- a CDS encoding CDP-alcohol phosphatidyltransferase family protein, with product MNITAFRYRFIRYLEPIAEICKRAGLSPNIITILSILTGCICSVSYILHSYFIGSLFLFCSAILDLVDGSVARMTGRETRFGAVFDWIADKYVDTIVLLGVGLSGIPIISGFLKISPVWDFGIVAVAIIGSMMNTFIKPVTYAEIGFTERKEGKIDDPLEGIGFFGRPETVLVLVLGGLTGFIWISVLIIALCTNLSALQRIVYLYRRYS from the coding sequence ATGAATATTACTGCATTTCGGTACAGGTTTATCAGGTATCTCGAGCCGATAGCAGAAATATGTAAAAGGGCCGGGCTTTCTCCCAACATAATCACGATATTATCAATTCTGACCGGCTGTATCTGCTCAGTATCCTATATTTTACATTCATACTTTATCGGCAGTCTTTTCCTGTTCTGTTCGGCTATTCTCGATCTCGTCGATGGATCAGTTGCCAGAATGACCGGGAGGGAGACACGGTTTGGGGCAGTTTTTGATTGGATAGCAGATAAATATGTGGATACTATCGTCCTTCTGGGGGTAGGTCTTTCAGGAATTCCCATTATCTCCGGATTTCTGAAGATCTCTCCAGTCTGGGATTTTGGTATTGTGGCAGTTGCCATTATCGGGTCGATGATGAACACATTCATCAAACCAGTTACCTATGCTGAGATTGGATTTACTGAGCGAAAAGAAGGAAAGATTGATGATCCTTTGGAAGGAATCGGATTTTTTGGAAGACCTGAAACTGTCCTGGTGCTCGTTCTTGGAGGTCTTACCGGTTTTATCTGGATATCTGTTCTGATAATTGCTCTCTGTACTAATCTCTCTGCACTTCAGAGGATTGTGTATCTGTACCGACGATACTCTTAA
- a CDS encoding RibD family protein: MSDHINRPYVTLVSEVTIDGKLTVTRGASSKLLMQFMSHEAEVLLHQIRADSDAIMVGANTIRIDNSFLTVRHVEGKNPIRVIPSSKADISPDANVLSPDAPTIIAVSARADKETCTILAEKGAYIEICGDEFVDLPILMRLLFEKYSVQSLMIEGGSTLNGNMFQKGLIDELLLIHLPFIAGGEDTPSLVTGLHPRDVSDLLKLDLITHFMAGENLITKWRVVRS, encoded by the coding sequence ATGTCTGACCATATAAACCGCCCTTATGTTACCCTGGTATCAGAAGTGACAATTGATGGAAAACTCACAGTTACGAGGGGCGCTTCATCAAAGCTCCTGATGCAGTTTATGTCTCATGAGGCTGAAGTACTGCTCCATCAGATCCGGGCTGATTCTGATGCAATCATGGTCGGGGCAAATACCATCCGGATAGATAACTCATTTCTGACCGTCAGACATGTAGAAGGTAAAAATCCAATCCGGGTCATTCCGTCTTCAAAAGCAGATATATCTCCGGATGCAAATGTCCTCTCACCTGATGCACCAACCATTATCGCAGTATCTGCACGGGCAGATAAGGAAACGTGTACGATTCTGGCAGAAAAGGGTGCTTACATAGAGATCTGTGGAGATGAATTCGTGGATCTTCCTATTCTGATGCGCTTACTCTTTGAAAAATATTCCGTGCAATCCCTGATGATAGAAGGAGGGTCTACCCTGAATGGCAATATGTTCCAAAAAGGCTTAATCGACGAACTTCTGCTCATTCATCTTCCCTTCATTGCTGGAGGAGAGGATACGCCCTCACTGGTCACCGGCCTTCATCCCCGTGATGTATCAGATCTTCTGAAACTGGATCTCATTACTCACTTCATGGCTGGTGAAAACCTTATCACAAAATGGCGTGTGGTCAGATCCTGA
- the truD gene encoding tRNA pseudouridine(13) synthase TruD has translation MMESPWDIDRELGLHYYLTESPGTGGVLRDLPDDFEVQEIADHTYSDGPYLICSLNRRNWDQHRAIKAIASGLGISHQRIGFAGTKDKRAVTTQFISIYKIKAEEIARLSIPDITLTALGTSQHPIKLGDLQGNSFAIRIRKISDSSLLTSLESFQKSIKEGIPNYVGYQRFGVSRPVTHLIGFEILKGNYQEAVRVMIGKPGSQMEDHEQEGRACYLETEDAARCLHLLPPRLSLERSVLHHLVRYPGDYLGAILQLPRTLRSMYVSAVQSWIFNTTLSMRIRDGHSLFEPEVGDYLIWPDGRTDKITPATIHAAKVQLKRGTCALALVLPGGSYISDAGPDDRNIHTVLEEKGISSQMFEKVSSVLDTKFAGSFRPMLMKTDLTYEIIDGDLLVRFSLPPGQYATTILRELMKADPMDMV, from the coding sequence ATGATGGAAAGTCCCTGGGATATTGATAGGGAACTTGGTCTCCATTACTATCTGACTGAATCGCCCGGCACCGGGGGAGTACTAAGAGATCTGCCTGATGATTTTGAAGTTCAAGAAATTGCAGACCATACGTATTCCGACGGGCCGTATCTTATCTGTTCACTGAACCGGAGGAACTGGGATCAACACCGTGCAATAAAAGCGATAGCATCCGGACTTGGGATCAGTCATCAGCGGATTGGATTTGCAGGGACGAAGGATAAACGGGCTGTTACCACACAATTTATCTCGATTTATAAGATCAAGGCAGAAGAGATAGCACGGCTTTCAATTCCCGATATTACCTTGACCGCCCTTGGAACATCACAACATCCGATAAAACTTGGAGATCTCCAAGGTAACAGTTTTGCTATTCGTATCAGGAAGATATCTGATTCATCGTTATTAACTTCCCTGGAAAGCTTTCAGAAATCGATCAAGGAAGGTATACCAAATTATGTAGGTTATCAGCGGTTTGGTGTCTCACGACCGGTCACACACCTTATCGGATTTGAGATACTGAAAGGGAATTACCAGGAAGCCGTCAGGGTGATGATTGGAAAACCAGGCTCGCAGATGGAGGATCATGAACAGGAAGGAAGAGCTTGTTATCTAGAAACTGAAGATGCTGCCCGGTGTCTCCATCTTCTCCCTCCCCGGTTATCACTGGAACGTTCAGTTCTACATCATCTGGTACGTTATCCGGGAGATTACCTGGGTGCCATCCTGCAACTCCCCAGGACCCTTCGTTCTATGTATGTGAGTGCGGTGCAGTCATGGATTTTTAATACTACGTTGAGCATGCGTATCCGGGATGGTCATTCATTATTCGAACCGGAAGTTGGGGATTATCTTATCTGGCCTGATGGAAGGACTGATAAAATCACACCGGCGACCATCCATGCAGCGAAGGTTCAGCTTAAAAGAGGTACATGTGCCCTCGCACTGGTTCTCCCCGGAGGATCGTATATTTCTGATGCCGGACCTGATGACAGAAATATCCACACTGTTCTCGAAGAGAAGGGTATTTCAAGTCAGATGTTTGAGAAGGTATCATCTGTTCTTGATACAAAATTTGCCGGATCATTTCGTCCCATGCTGATGAAAACAGATCTGACATATGAGATTATTGATGGAGATCTTCTTGTCAGGTTCTCTCTGCCTCCCGGTCAGTATGCTACAACTATCCTTCGTGAACTCATGAAAGCAGATCCAATGGATATGGTTTGA
- the pth2 gene encoding peptidyl-tRNA hydrolase Pth2, whose amino-acid sequence MATEPEFKYKQCIIIRNDVKMSCGKKCAQAGHAAIGAYEKSSLTLKKAWMNEGQKKVVLKAADQKTLFELKTLAESAGIAAVLIQDAGMTEIPPGTITALGLGPAKCEDLDKITGSLSLL is encoded by the coding sequence ATGGCGACAGAACCTGAATTCAAATATAAGCAATGTATTATCATTCGTAATGATGTGAAGATGAGTTGTGGGAAAAAATGTGCTCAGGCAGGACATGCGGCAATTGGTGCATATGAAAAAAGTTCGCTGACACTTAAAAAAGCATGGATGAATGAGGGCCAGAAAAAGGTGGTTCTGAAAGCAGCAGATCAAAAGACATTATTTGAACTGAAAACCCTCGCAGAATCAGCAGGAATTGCAGCGGTTCTCATTCAGGATGCGGGAATGACGGAGATACCACCCGGCACTATTACCGCTCTTGGTCTTGGACCGGCGAAATGTGAAGACCTTGATAAAATTACCGGATCCCTCTCATTACTATGA
- a CDS encoding NAD(P)/FAD-dependent oxidoreductase, whose product MNRTYDVAIVGGGPVGSTAARICAKSGLKTLLIEEQAHFGYPVQCAGLLSDSAFRECEVSCSSVLNTVSGADVHAGEATCSFDAGRTMAYVVDRGALDHEMGKAAADAGADIQLKTIASGISRTSGILHLKGVNGPEDVSYSMLIAADGPRSSISRMVGIPRAPVYLSGLQCDVHHALPPDHVQIYPNASPEFFGWMIPLHPDQTRIGLCGIHHVKERFSEFIKPFQNKATHFVSGTIPLGTLTRSYDDRILIAGDAAAMAKPTSGGGVYTGIRAARHAAEVAIRCIEMDDFSPKAMASYEHAWKADFGHEILRGFHFFQIRQKISEKDMESLIRTLSHPNLQEVITRKGDMDRPSGLIKALLSHPRMIPAYYLMGKAFARSKL is encoded by the coding sequence ATGAACCGGACATATGATGTTGCCATTGTAGGTGGAGGGCCGGTGGGATCCACAGCCGCCCGAATTTGCGCAAAATCAGGTCTTAAAACGTTACTTATCGAAGAACAGGCACATTTCGGATATCCTGTACAATGTGCCGGTCTGCTCTCTGATAGTGCTTTTCGGGAATGCGAAGTCTCCTGCTCATCTGTCCTCAATACCGTCTCTGGTGCGGATGTGCACGCGGGAGAAGCAACCTGCTCATTTGATGCCGGTAGAACTATGGCATATGTGGTTGACCGGGGAGCACTGGATCATGAGATGGGAAAAGCAGCAGCTGATGCCGGTGCTGATATCCAATTGAAGACGATAGCATCAGGTATTTCGCGCACATCTGGAATTCTACATCTAAAAGGAGTCAATGGACCAGAGGATGTTTCGTATTCGATGCTCATCGCCGCAGATGGCCCCCGGAGTTCAATTAGCCGGATGGTTGGGATACCCCGTGCCCCGGTATATCTTTCTGGTCTGCAATGTGATGTGCACCATGCTCTTCCCCCCGACCATGTGCAGATATATCCAAATGCATCTCCTGAATTTTTCGGATGGATGATCCCCTTGCATCCGGATCAAACACGGATAGGTCTTTGTGGAATTCATCACGTGAAGGAACGCTTTTCTGAATTTATAAAACCCTTTCAAAACAAGGCCACCCACTTCGTAAGCGGGACTATCCCTCTTGGTACTTTGACAAGATCCTATGATGATCGGATACTTATTGCAGGAGATGCGGCAGCAATGGCAAAACCTACCTCAGGTGGCGGAGTATATACCGGTATCCGGGCAGCCCGTCACGCGGCAGAGGTGGCGATCCGGTGTATTGAAATGGATGACTTCAGCCCGAAGGCCATGGCATCGTATGAACATGCCTGGAAAGCTGATTTTGGTCATGAGATTTTGAGGGGTTTTCACTTCTTTCAAATTCGGCAGAAGATCTCTGAAAAAGATATGGAATCTCTGATAAGAACCTTGTCACATCCGAATTTGCAGGAAGTTATCACCAGAAAGGGAGATATGGATCGTCCATCAGGCCTTATCAAAGCACTTCTCTCCCATCCCCGTATGATTCCTGCATACTATCTTATGGGGAAAGCCTTCGCCAGATCAAAACTATAA
- a CDS encoding tetratricopeptide repeat protein: MRKILPVLIIILFIAFASGEDTNQTVDTITLEDLIKENDYVLSLNPQNLTALQYRALIYYNEEKYPEAINTSEQCLKIDPTCSFAWHIIGSSWGYLNQPDKAVEAFQNVVTLNPDDPIQYNVQGVALSRTGKFTEAIQAFQKATNLNSGYAAAWNNMGVTYFNMKEYDKANSAFDKAISLKPDEPEFYANKGYSYLQKGDYNGALGVAKTARNMDLTCVPAWFVSGEAQYHNRNWKEAFYSFDGGFNALAKNDLWYYQGSKKTRITKDMQPMDSYYVAIASNVRFTGIWERTTVINYKIKRYQETIDLYDQILAITPDYGEGWKKKGDSAIKIKRIESARDSYKRALDLLPNDPEVLSSYGYTTGLLGDYLEAMKYINKALELEPGYTRGYLYKGLIFSFYGQREDALSALQKGLETGGEKSELYDALANVQFKNGDTIGGVISTVRSLIGF; the protein is encoded by the coding sequence CCAGCGGAGAAGATACAAATCAGACTGTTGATACCATTACCTTAGAGGATCTCATCAAAGAGAATGATTATGTCCTCTCACTAAATCCACAGAATCTGACCGCACTTCAGTATCGTGCACTCATATATTATAATGAAGAAAAATACCCTGAAGCAATTAATACATCTGAACAATGCCTGAAGATAGATCCAACCTGTAGTTTTGCCTGGCATATCATCGGTAGTTCCTGGGGATATCTGAATCAGCCTGATAAGGCCGTTGAAGCATTTCAGAATGTTGTTACATTAAATCCTGATGATCCGATTCAGTATAATGTTCAGGGTGTGGCACTTTCACGGACCGGTAAATTTACCGAGGCGATTCAGGCATTTCAAAAGGCCACCAATCTGAACTCTGGTTACGCGGCGGCATGGAACAACATGGGTGTCACCTATTTTAACATGAAGGAATATGATAAGGCTAATTCTGCATTTGATAAAGCTATTTCATTAAAACCTGATGAACCGGAGTTCTATGCAAATAAAGGATATTCATATCTTCAGAAAGGTGATTATAACGGGGCATTGGGAGTTGCAAAGACTGCGAGAAACATGGATCTTACCTGTGTGCCTGCCTGGTTTGTATCGGGAGAGGCACAATATCATAACCGTAACTGGAAAGAAGCTTTTTACTCCTTTGATGGCGGGTTTAACGCCCTTGCAAAGAATGATCTCTGGTATTATCAGGGATCTAAAAAAACCCGGATAACGAAGGATATGCAGCCAATGGACTCTTATTATGTTGCTATTGCAAGCAATGTCCGGTTTACCGGGATATGGGAACGAACAACGGTAATCAATTATAAGATTAAGCGATACCAGGAGACGATAGATCTCTATGATCAGATTCTGGCCATCACTCCTGATTATGGAGAAGGCTGGAAGAAGAAAGGTGACTCTGCGATAAAGATCAAACGGATAGAAAGTGCCAGGGATTCCTATAAACGGGCTTTGGATCTTCTTCCAAATGATCCGGAGGTGCTCTCTTCATATGGGTATACCACGGGATTACTCGGAGATTATCTGGAGGCAATGAAATATATTAATAAGGCGCTTGAGCTGGAACCCGGGTATACCCGCGGATATCTCTATAAAGGACTTATATTCTCATTTTATGGTCAGAGAGAAGATGCATTATCAGCCCTGCAGAAGGGACTGGAGACTGGTGGGGAAAAATCTGAACTCTACGATGCTCTTGCAAATGTTCAGTTTAAAAATGGAGATACCATAGGTGGGGTTATCAGTACTGTACGAAGTTTAATTGGATTTTAA